One segment of Ziziphus jujuba cultivar Dongzao chromosome 12, ASM3175591v1 DNA contains the following:
- the LOC107435199 gene encoding zinc finger BED domain-containing protein RICESLEEPER 2-like isoform X1, which produces MDSKRGLRQDVPTRWNSTYLMLESALYYRRAFCHLELTDSNYKSCPSSHEWEKIEKISRFLGLFYDITCIFSGTKYPTSNLYFSSVFFCYVTLKENIESEDDYLRTMANQMLKKFEKYWSEFSLILAIAVVVDPRYKLQLVDWCYRKIYGASGSSEFIRVKSKLFSIFKEYVQKRSLTSSTHSLEKEKSNTSCGVGEDVISFRKTASSILKEFNICEIEELGANTQKSQLELYLEEPRMATEIELNVLDYWKANQFRYPEVASMARDLLSIPISTVASESAFSIGGRVLDQFRSSLKPSTVEAIVCTRDWLFGQREKFEAQLEDVTEDVLSCDINKEESSSQCSNYANTQA; this is translated from the exons ATGGACTCTAAGAGAGGTTTGAGGCAAGATGTGCCTACTAGATGGAACTCTACATATTTAATGCTTGAAAGTGCATTGTACTATCGACGTGCCTTTTGTCATTTGGAGCTAActgattcaaattataaaagttgTCCTTCTAGTCATGAGTGGGAGAAGATTGAAAAGATAAGTAGATTCTTGGGTTTGTTTTATGATATCACTTGCATATTTTCGGGCACTAAATATCCTACTTCAAATTTGTACTTTTCCtcggttttcttttgttatgttacattgaaggaaaatattgaaagtgaGGATGATTACTTGAGAACCATGGCTaatcaaatgcttaaaaaatttgagaagtatTGGTCAGAATTTAGTTTGATATTAGCCATTGCAGTGGTTGTGGATCCTCGATATAAGCTTCAATTGGTAGATTGGTgttatagaaaaatttatggagcAAGTGGTTCTAGTGAGTTTATACGTGTGAAgagcaaattattttcaatatttaaggaGTATGTTCAAAAAAGATCTTTGACATCTTCTACACATTCtttggagaaagaaaagagtaacACATCTTGTGGTGTTGGAGAAGATGTCATTTCTTTTAGAAAGACAGCTAGTTCCATTTTGAAA gaatttaatatttgtgaaattgaagagTTAGGTGCCAATACACAAAAATCACAATTGGAGCTTTATTTAGAGGAGCCAAGGATGGCTactgaaattgaattgaatgtgCTTGATTATTGGAAAGCAAATCAGTTTCGTTATCCTGAAGTTGCTTCAATGGCTCGTGATCTATTGAGTATCCCTATATCCACCGTTGCTTCTGAATCTGCTTTTAGCATTGGTGGACGAGTATTAGATCAATTTCGTAGTTCATTAAAGCCTAGCACTGTTGAAGCGATAGTTTGTACAAGAGATTGGTTATTTGGGCAAAgag AAAAATTTGAAGCACAACTTGAGGATGTTACTGAAGATGTTTTGAGCTGTGATATCAATAAAGAAGAATCTTCAAGTCAATGCTCTAATTATGCTAATACTCAAGCATAA
- the LOC107435199 gene encoding zinc finger BED domain-containing protein DAYSLEEPER-like isoform X2, protein MDGLQINLESSSFEMPINLEDVASPMEGVTSGHKVKRKRKLTSKEFNICEIEELGANTQKSQLELYLEEPRMATEIELNVLDYWKANQFRYPEVASMARDLLSIPISTVASESAFSIGGRVLDQFRSSLKPSTVEAIVCTRDWLFGQREKFEAQLEDVTEDVLSCDINKEESSSQCSNYANTQA, encoded by the exons ATGGATGGACTTCAAATAAATCTTGAATCAAGTAGCTTTGAAATGCCTATTAATTTAGAAGATGTTGCAAGTCCTATGGAGGGAGTCACAAGTGGGCATAAAGTGAAACGCAAGAGAAAACTCACTTCAAAG gaatttaatatttgtgaaattgaagagTTAGGTGCCAATACACAAAAATCACAATTGGAGCTTTATTTAGAGGAGCCAAGGATGGCTactgaaattgaattgaatgtgCTTGATTATTGGAAAGCAAATCAGTTTCGTTATCCTGAAGTTGCTTCAATGGCTCGTGATCTATTGAGTATCCCTATATCCACCGTTGCTTCTGAATCTGCTTTTAGCATTGGTGGACGAGTATTAGATCAATTTCGTAGTTCATTAAAGCCTAGCACTGTTGAAGCGATAGTTTGTACAAGAGATTGGTTATTTGGGCAAAgag AAAAATTTGAAGCACAACTTGAGGATGTTACTGAAGATGTTTTGAGCTGTGATATCAATAAAGAAGAATCTTCAAGTCAATGCTCTAATTATGCTAATACTCAAGCATAA